From the genome of Daphnia pulex isolate KAP4 chromosome 12, ASM2113471v1:
AGCCTGCCATCGGTGTAGACCATTTCAGCCACTTTATCTATTTCCCACCCACACTTTGTCACTAATTTCTCACCTGGCAGTCACAATGGATTTTAGATTAAAAATTCTTGGTGATTTCTTGTAGTGAAATTTCAGAGGAAAAACTTGCATCACGCACTTGTCAGACATCAATAGAATCAAGTCAATTTCAACTTATTTACCCAAAACTGCATTTTTCTAACAAAGAGCACAATGCAAAAAGTgtgaatgaaatgtttttttttttttcaaaagaaagacAATCTTTTCTTCTATCCACTTGcactgttttcaatttttcatactTCAAAACACTGTGGCTATACTATTAGCAAAGCAAAATGCCCTGCGAGACACACGTTGCCACACTAACGTTTCTTGCTTCAAGTTCTGTTTGGTGCGTCGtacctttttgaaaatgtgtggGAACAAtctgaaaattatttgatctCTGCTGAATAGTCTGACCGAACGGTTTTGCATTTGCCGAATATTGATTGTTCTTTCAAGCAGTGTTAACCTAAAAAATTCCAGTGCAGCTGAATCTTTGATCAGATATGCTGTTCGTTTCACAGCTGACAGGTGCTAGAGAATTTAATCTGTCTTGATCAATTttgcaaagaaaagaatgcgGTCCTAGCCAAATATCAAATTCCCTCGCTCTGCCCCCCTTGTGATATCGTATCAAGTTctacttttgaaattaaattcggACAATTGGAGCATCAGGAGCATTGGGTATCAATCAGCAAAacagggaaaagaaaacattttcattaaaaaaacaaaaaaaacaattgagtcGCTGGAAACTGGTAGCAGGGCGTGTTTAGTTGTCTGAAGTTTTACTGGGACAGCTTAGTCAATATCAAGTTAGTCACGTGCTTAAATTGGATCCAATTTCGCACTGTTCTTCGgctaatcaaaattcattggCGACAATCTCACATCGAAAACTACTCGAATTTTTCGGAAAACATATTCTATAACAGGTCAAAAGCAAGCTCATTTTGTGTACAACTAAAGTAATTTAATGTTACACGCTTTTTATTCACAAAATTCGCGCAtgatgtaattttatttctcatacaACGTATAAGGTAAGCCGTAAAGAGAAACTGGTTGGTATATACCCAGCACTAGACCACCCCCTTCAAGTTGTAGAGAACCGGATTTTATCAGCTTATTTGACTTTCAAGAGTTATCATGGTACTATAGGCACTATGATGGATTTAAGTTTTCGTGTCCTAGGACGACGATTATTACCTGTACCATTCACTGGGCTGTgttgatggaaaaataaaacgtgtCGAAGACTCCAGTCGTGATGATTTATCGTCATAGGCAACAATATTTTTGGTAGATGATGGATTAGACCCACATTTACATCAGTTAAATTATCATCATCTCCACACCAGATGGTTTTTGGCAGCGCATGgtttaatcaaaattaaacCTGTTACACATTACCGATTGGTTAAAAAGTCCTGAATCCATTCCTGTTCTGGTCctgatatctttttttttgaagtccgcactgtttttgtttttaggtggGTAATCAATAAGATGTCGCCCGTCTTGTAGAcagttttttttcgggtgCATCCAAGATTGGCGTCTGACTAGAAACAGTTTCCAATTTGGGTGGGCTCTCAAATTTGTTGTCTAGCCGAGTCCAAAAGGTCTTCCTATTTTAAACCGGTGAAATTTTGTCCTATACGTGATACTTTACATATTCACGTTCATGTATGTGGTTGGTtggttaattctttttttcattctatgcTGATAATTTGGTATTCAATGTTCATCTGCCCTGTGTCGGGTAACCTATTTTCTGTTGTCGTGCGTTAATTTTCGTCCTTATCTTGATTTGAGCGGTTTTTTCAATAttctccaacaacaaaaaatacttctcatttgaataatatgCAATCTTTTACGATGTATGTGCCGAGTTATTGTTCGCTCATCTGAAATCTGTTATGTTTCTCATTAAAGCTGAACGGCTGCGCGGAGACTTTTCTATCGCTAGTGATTGATACCTTTGTCGGTATTTTTTCGCAAATAGGCTTATTCCTAATGAATTCATCATTGATTGCCCTAGTGTGAACTTAAGTTAAATCagctaaaaatacaaaaattatttgatttttaaggCAAATGACTGGATAGATTTGTCCGCTGAGCAGTCTGAGACTATTTACctgttatttacaaaattgttTCTCATTAACACGgtacataatttattttaaaaattaagttatcCATTTGTAAGAATTCAACTCATGTTCCTAGAATAGTTTAATATAAGACAAGAGGGCCGTTTGACTGGATTATCACTTTACATCTCATCTGATCGGGTGCCTGAATAATATTTGCAAAATGAATTGATGGAAAATTAAAGACTGCAACTATAGATTAATACTTTTCGTTTCGTGTCATATCTTGTGATTGTTGCTAGGAAGAGCAAAAGAACATCGTTGATCGTTCATGCGTTGTGACTGGAACTGAGcgatcaaattgaaaaatgactCCTCGTCGTCCACAGGATTGCTGTCTCCGTTAACCTGTCAATGTCCAATAAAAACAGATGTATTATAATTGATTAAGATAAGATAAAACGAAATAAAGTTTAAaccttttcaatatttttctgatGACTTAGATTTGAATCAGTGGGTGGTTTGATGGAACCATTAGAACGATGCGACAAACCGTTGGGTGGACTtaattgctgctgttgtttaaTCGGGTTACTTTTGTCCGGTTCAACTACACCAGAACAATACACCGGCAAACACACTCGGGGTGAAGCCTGCTGCTGGACGGCCGGATACAAAATAGTCTTGATAGTTCCGTCTTCCATCGGCAAAGAAGCCGGAGCCAGTCCTATGTGGTAGGAATTCTTCTCATTCGAGCCCCATCGAGCCTCTTCCGTGAACTCAACAAACGTCCTTCTCATCACACTAAGACGTTTCCTTCCGGATGAAACGGCGGGAAAAACGGGGAGTTTGAACACCGGCTCTATACTAACACCAGTCAAATCCTGGATGCACTCCATCAGCGGATCTGGAATGTAATCAATTTTCAAGATGAATATCCTGGCGCGTTTATCAAAATTCGACGGCGGACGAGTTTCAATGTCCTCCAGGTCGAATATGTCCAGCAGAGTGTCTCTAAAGAGCATGTGAATCGTATCGATTTCACTCCGCCGCCTCATCAACCAGTCGATCATGTTGGACAAAAGAGCACAATCGGAAACGGCTTTCAAATCGTTGGTGATTTTATCTTGCTGGGGGCCTTGGGGGTTTTCCAAACACTTTCTGGCGATGAGATTGACGTCAAACTTCATGATCTCGCTCTCTGTCCGCTGGAGTAAACTGATGAACTGATAAATGGCTCTTTCCATTGGCGGGATCCGAGTCAGGAACGGATGCTTGGATATCCTGCGACTCTCAGACAAGATCCAGTGCAGCTTCCGTTCAATCTTCAACTTGTCATCCATAATCTTGTCCAGTAAAATCCGAGTTTCAATCTGTTTGGGGATTTGACGGCGGACGATGTAGATGGGACGCCATAATTTGGTGGGCTGATTATCTTCTTTAAAATTGATGACGTCTCTCAGGAACTCGCAGGATTGTCGGAACGAAGTTTCGGTCGGTTGGACATCTTCCAGACTGCTGAGAATTCGACAAGAAATTTTGTCTAGTTCAGCTGGCGGCTCGATGTTGATGGCATTGGGTCCGATAATTCGATCGAAATAAGCTTTGGCCagcaaataaatgttttcctCGGCGCTGTGCTTGGTTTCACGACACCAGTCGACAGGTCTGCTCATGGAGCAAATGAGCTCTGCTCCGTAGACGACGTGTTCCACCAAATGGGTGGCCCATCCGCCGCTCTCCAGCTGATAGTCGTACAATTTCGAGTCGAGGAATTGTTGATCGAGAGTTTCGGTCCTGCGAACGACCCTGAAAAAGACGACGACTAGCGCTTCATTCTCGTCGCTTTCACAACACCCTGACTGACTAGTTTTTAGAAAGTTAGAGAACCAGAGGAGGTTCAAGTCGACAGCGTCTTGTTCAAGACTCTCATTCAATTTCGAGTTGGTCGAGCCCAGCCAAGACGATTTGAACGTGGCCGGTTggttgaagaaaaagtagcGCTCCGTTTCGGGAATGGTTTTCTGATCGATATGGATGCACTC
Proteins encoded in this window:
- the LOC124208678 gene encoding uncharacterized protein LOC124208678, coding for MESARKSVSFLFRDVLVGDLYNYYTDKIFKSSILVPSECIHIDQKTIPETERYFFFNQPATFKSSWLGSTNSKLNESLEQDAVDLNLLWFSNFLKTSQSGCCESDENEALVVVFFRVVRRTETLDQQFLDSKLYDYQLESGGWATHLVEHVVYGAELICSMSRPVDWCRETKHSAEENIYLLAKAYFDRIIGPNAINIEPPAELDKISCRILSSLEDVQPTETSFRQSCEFLRDVINFKEDNQPTKLWRPIYIVRRQIPKQIETRILLDKIMDDKLKIERKLHWILSESRRISKHPFLTRIPPMERAIYQFISLLQRTESEIMKFDVNLIARKCLENPQGPQQDKITNDLKAVSDCALLSNMIDWLMRRRSEIDTIHMLFRDTLLDIFDLEDIETRPPSNFDKRARIFILKIDYIPDPLMECIQDLTGVSIEPVFKLPVFPAVSSGRKRLSVMRRTFVEFTEEARWGSNEKNSYHIGLAPASLPMEDGTIKTILYPAVQQQASPRVCLPVYCSGVVEPDKSNPIKQQQQLSPPNGLSHRSNGSIKPPTDSNLSHQKNIEKVNGDSNPVDDEESFFNLIAQFQSQRMNDQRCSFALPSNNHKI